A genomic segment from Castor canadensis chromosome 1, mCasCan1.hap1v2, whole genome shotgun sequence encodes:
- the Prss23 gene encoding serine protease 23: MVLNMAGIPGLLFLFLLLLLLCMVGQVSPYSGSWKPTWPAYQLPVILPQTTLNLAKPEFGAEAKLEVSSSCGPQCHKGAPSPTYEEVKQYLSYETLYANGSLTETQVGIYLLSSGRSGAQPRDTESARKSRRKRQIYGYDSRFSIFGKDFLLNYPFSTSVKLSTGCTGTLVAEKHVLTAAHCIHDGKTYVKGTQKLRVGFLKPRYKDGGRGTNNSSSATPEKMKFQWIRVKRTHVPKGWIKGSANDIGMDYDYTLLELKKPHKRKFMKIGVSPPAKQLPGGRIHFSGYDNDRPGNLVYRFCDVKDETYDLLYQQCDAQPGASGSGVYVRMWKRQQQKWERKIIGIFSGHQWVDMNGSPQDFNVAVRITPLKYAQICYWIKGNYVDCREG, translated from the coding sequence ATGGTGCTCAACATGGCAGGGATTCCAgggcttctcttccttttcctcctcctcctcctgctctgtATGGTTGGGCAAGTGAGTCCCTACAGTGGCTCCTGGAAACCCACTTGGCCTGCTTACCAGCTTCCTGTCATCTTGCCTCAGACTACCCTCAACTTAGCCAAGCCAGAATTTGGGGCAGAAGCCAAGTTGGAGGTGTCCTCCTCATGTGGACCCCAGTGTCACAAGGGAGCTCCATCACCCACATATGAAGAGGTCAAGCAATACCTGTCTTATGAAACGCTTTATGCCAATGGCAGCCTCACAGAGACCCAGGTAGGCATTTATCTTCTCAGCAGTGGCAGAAGTGGGGCTCAACCCCGAGACACAGAGTCTGCGAGAAAGTCTCGGAGGAAGCGGCAGATTTATGGCTATGACAGCAGATTCAGCATTTTTGGGAAGGACTTCCTACTCAACTATCCTTTCTCAACATCAGTGAAATTATCTACAGGCTGCACTGGCACGCTGGTGGCAGAGAAACACGTCCTTACAGCTGCCCACTGCATACATGATGGGAAAACCTATGTGAAAGGAACACAGAAACTCCGAGTGGGCTTCCTGAAGCCCAGGTATAAAGATGGTGGTCGAGGGACCAACAACTCGAGCTCAGCTACACCTGAAAAGATGAAATTTCAGTGGATCCGAGTGAAACGCACCCATGTGCCCAAGGGATGGATCAAAGGCAGTGCCAATGACATTGGCATGGATTATGACTATACTCTCCTAGAACTCAAAAAGCCCCACAAGAGAAAGTTCATGAAGATTGGAGTGAGCCCACCTGCTAAACAGCTGCCAGGAGGCAGAATCCACTTCTCTGGTTATGACAATGACCGACCTGGCAATTTGGTGTACCGCTTCTGTGATGTCAAAGATGAGACCTATGACCTGCTCTACCAACAGTGCGATGCCCAGCCTGGGGCCAGTGGATCAGGGGTCTATGTGAGGATGTGGAAGAGACAGCAGCAGAAGTGGGAGCGAAAAATTATTGGCATCTTCTCGGGGCACCAGTGGgtggacatgaatggttctccACAGGATTTCAATGTGGCTGTTAGAATCACTCCTCTCAAATATGCCCAGATTTGTTACTGGATAAAAGGAAACTATGTGGATTGCAGGGAGGGGTGA